The proteins below come from a single Candidatus Cloacimonas sp. genomic window:
- a CDS encoding glycosyltransferase N-terminal domain-containing protein — MFLLFLFNLLIEVLYFLLFPFLYLFLRQKKYLPAIKAQGEDIQKGILFHSASMGELTAIKTLVIKHLQEHPEVKLSITTSTVTSCAEANKISPKVHSFLSVLDIPHLRNKQLKRINPGLICIIETEIWPNMLLWAKQHKVPVLFLNARMSARTFKSYRMLKFLFWYLQSPITEIHTQSKEDAMRYRKIFRKPVLISGNLKFSLVLKDYNAEQLRTEWGYKKDDFIICWGSTRPGEEELLISLFPFLKEAIPNLHLIIALRHPRRLEEVKELLLNYSYSCFTTRNEKSQTEEIMLLDTLGILYQAYCICDLAIVGGSFSDFGGHNPLEPAYYKKPVIIGPYHYSCKESVKKLRQAGGIIISNKDDLGNDLITLYKNIELREKMGIAAKKVLTENARTLDIYLQALEKWLKEE, encoded by the coding sequence ATGTTTTTGCTATTCTTATTCAATCTCCTGATTGAAGTTCTATACTTCCTTTTATTTCCGTTTCTCTATCTATTTTTAAGGCAGAAGAAATATCTACCCGCTATTAAAGCTCAAGGAGAAGATATCCAAAAAGGAATTTTATTTCATTCTGCTTCAATGGGAGAATTAACTGCTATCAAAACCCTCGTAATAAAGCACTTGCAAGAACATCCGGAAGTAAAACTTAGTATTACAACCAGCACCGTTACCAGCTGCGCTGAAGCAAATAAAATAAGCCCTAAGGTGCATAGTTTTCTCTCTGTTCTGGATATTCCGCATTTACGCAATAAACAACTGAAACGCATTAACCCTGGTTTAATTTGTATTATAGAAACGGAAATTTGGCCTAATATGCTGCTGTGGGCAAAGCAGCATAAAGTTCCAGTGCTCTTTTTAAATGCCAGAATGTCTGCCCGCACTTTTAAAAGTTACCGGATGTTAAAATTTCTGTTTTGGTATTTACAAAGTCCTATAACCGAAATCCATACTCAAAGCAAAGAAGATGCTATGCGCTATCGGAAAATTTTCCGCAAGCCGGTTTTAATTAGCGGAAATCTGAAATTTTCGTTAGTGTTAAAGGACTATAATGCAGAACAGCTACGCACGGAATGGGGTTATAAAAAGGATGATTTTATCATCTGTTGGGGCTCAACCCGACCCGGTGAAGAAGAATTGCTGATTTCCCTGTTTCCGTTTTTAAAAGAAGCTATTCCCAATTTGCATTTAATTATAGCATTGCGGCATCCCCGACGCCTGGAGGAAGTGAAAGAGCTTTTGCTGAATTATTCCTACAGCTGTTTTACTACCAGAAACGAAAAGAGCCAAACCGAGGAAATTATGTTATTAGATACCCTGGGTATTTTATATCAAGCATATTGTATTTGTGATCTGGCAATTGTCGGGGGCTCTTTCTCTGATTTTGGGGGACATAATCCTCTGGAACCTGCTTATTACAAAAAGCCCGTTATTATCGGTCCCTATCACTATTCCTGTAAAGAATCAGTAAAAAAACTAAGACAGGCAGGTGGGATTATTATCAGTAATAAAGACGATTTAGGTAACGACTTGATAACGCTATATAAAAATATAGAACTAAGAGAAAAAATGGGTATAGCAGCAAAAAAGGTCTTGACTGAAAATGCCCGCACTTTGGATATTTATTTACAGGCATTGGAAAAATGGCTGAAGGAGGAATAA
- the amrS gene encoding AmmeMemoRadiSam system radical SAM enzyme, which produces MREAMFYIHEGNKIRCQLCPRECLLSEGKKGFCRSREVINGSLIATAYGKTTSLALDPIEKKPLYHFHPGSMIVSLGPNSCNLTCKYCQNWEISQQEYPTRYLAIEDLIQIIREQKNQQVAFTYTEPLMWYEYILDFAAQASDIDIVLVTNAYINQEPWRKILKVIKAVNIDIKSYRDNFYRELCGGKLEVIKDNIIIAKEIGVHIELTNLLIPGYNDTEEELQDLAMFIASVDKNIPLHISAYRPGYKMTVRPTTGEEVENACAIASRYLNYVYAGNVYSARFSKR; this is translated from the coding sequence ATGCGTGAAGCAATGTTCTACATCCACGAAGGAAACAAAATCCGGTGTCAGCTTTGTCCACGCGAATGTTTATTAAGTGAAGGGAAAAAAGGATTTTGTCGCAGCCGGGAAGTGATTAATGGTTCGTTAATTGCTACTGCTTATGGAAAAACAACTTCTTTGGCTTTAGACCCGATAGAAAAGAAGCCACTCTATCATTTTCATCCCGGAAGTATGATTGTTTCTTTGGGTCCAAATTCCTGCAATTTAACCTGTAAGTATTGCCAAAACTGGGAAATCAGTCAACAGGAATATCCTACACGCTATCTGGCTATTGAAGATTTAATTCAGATAATCAGGGAACAAAAAAATCAGCAGGTTGCCTTCACTTACACGGAACCCTTAATGTGGTATGAATATATTTTGGATTTTGCAGCTCAAGCTTCGGATATTGATATTGTTTTAGTTACTAATGCCTATATTAACCAGGAGCCCTGGCGAAAAATCCTTAAAGTGATAAAAGCTGTTAATATAGATATAAAGTCCTATAGAGATAATTTTTACAGAGAGTTATGCGGTGGGAAACTGGAAGTTATTAAAGATAACATCATAATTGCCAAGGAAATAGGCGTGCATATTGAGCTTACTAATTTGCTTATTCCCGGCTATAATGATACCGAAGAAGAACTGCAGGATTTAGCTATGTTCATCGCCTCGGTAGATAAAAATATTCCTCTGCATATTTCTGCTTATCGTCCTGGTTACAAAATGACCGTAAGACCTACCACCGGAGAAGAAGTAGAAAATGCCTGTGCAATTGCCTCCCGTTATCTGAATTATGTTTATGCCGGAAATGTATATTCCGCAAGGTTTTCCAAGAGATAG
- a CDS encoding NusG domain II-containing protein — translation MKANSILNDLRPADIGLIVLVILTIIFSGGYYFRHKPDSKVYIYKANQLFGVYSLKQDKIITIDVHNTVEIKNGKVRMKFADCPDKRCVKQGFTKSMPIICLPNKVSIEIKDNQNSKKLILQ, via the coding sequence ATGAAGGCAAATTCAATCCTGAACGATTTAAGACCGGCAGATATTGGATTAATTGTCTTAGTTATATTAACTATCATTTTTTCAGGAGGATATTACTTTCGGCATAAACCGGATTCTAAAGTGTATATCTATAAAGCCAATCAACTCTTTGGCGTTTATTCCTTAAAACAGGATAAAATCATTACAATTGATGTACATAACACCGTGGAAATAAAAAACGGAAAAGTAAGAATGAAATTCGCAGATTGCCCTGATAAGCGTTGTGTTAAACAAGGTTTTACAAAATCAATGCCGATAATCTGCCTTCCTAATAAAGTGAGCATTGAAATTAAAGATAACCAGAATTCCAAAAAACTAATATTACAGTAG